Proteins encoded within one genomic window of Xylophilus sp. GOD-11R:
- a CDS encoding response regulator transcription factor yields the protein MAVVSMGDMVRGDIQGKPTIGIVDDDESVRLAIGTLLRSVGFETRSFGSGPDFLLSHRSVRLDCLILDLRMRGMSGLEVQRMLRELNHPVPVIFVSAHGDQDARDRAMTAGAVCFLSKPFDEAALLACVGRALGDSPRPA from the coding sequence ATGGCAGTTGTAAGCATGGGTGACATGGTGCGAGGCGATATTCAGGGAAAGCCGACGATCGGCATCGTGGACGACGACGAATCGGTGCGGCTGGCCATCGGCACCCTGCTGCGCTCGGTCGGTTTCGAGACCCGGTCTTTCGGCTCCGGCCCCGACTTCCTGCTGTCGCACCGCTCGGTGCGGCTCGACTGCCTGATTCTCGATTTGCGCATGCGCGGCATGTCCGGGCTGGAGGTGCAACGCATGCTGCGCGAGCTGAACCATCCGGTGCCGGTGATTTTCGTGTCGGCGCACGGCGACCAGGACGCCCGTGACCGCGCCATGACCGCCGGAGCGGTCTGCTTCCTGTCCAAGCCTTTCGATGAAGCGGCGCTGCTCGCCTGCGTCGGGCGCGCGCTGGGCGACAGCCCGCGGCCGGCATGA
- a CDS encoding cytochrome c yields the protein MGFIVWASVGAAHAQNAPPADAALVEKGRQLAVAADCAACHTAPKGGAAFAGGYPIVSPLGTIYASNITPSKSAGIGDYSLEDFTRSLREGVRKDGARLYPAMPYTSYTQLSDEDTAALYAYFMHGVAPVDTRAPETDLPFPFNIRFSMAMWNAMFLKDERFVPDASKSAEWNRGAYLAGALAHCSTCHSPRNQLMAEKNGPGEFLSGGSVGTWYAPNITSDTNAGVGAWSEAELVQYLKTGNVHGKAQAAGPMAEAIEHSLQHLPEADLKAIAVFVKQTPAVASAETKSRFSYGQASATELDQRGLTDGVDIGWRVFSGSCAHCHQANGTGTLGGQYPSLFNNTATGADRADNLVSTILYGVDRTVDGHAHFMPAFGDQASFTDRLSDDEIAAVGNYVLTQYGNAAVKVSAEDVRALRAGPRPPLIAQARPFMLPAAVVVLVLIVIAVVALRRRAR from the coding sequence GTGGGTTTCATCGTATGGGCGAGCGTGGGGGCGGCCCACGCCCAGAACGCGCCGCCCGCCGACGCGGCCCTGGTCGAGAAGGGCAGGCAGCTGGCCGTGGCCGCCGATTGCGCCGCCTGCCACACCGCGCCCAAGGGCGGTGCGGCCTTCGCTGGCGGCTACCCCATCGTGTCGCCGCTGGGCACGATCTACGCGTCCAACATCACGCCGTCCAAATCGGCCGGCATCGGCGACTACAGCCTCGAGGACTTCACCCGCTCGCTGCGCGAAGGCGTGCGCAAGGACGGGGCCCGGCTCTATCCGGCCATGCCCTACACCAGCTACACGCAGCTGAGCGACGAAGACACCGCGGCCCTCTACGCCTACTTCATGCACGGCGTGGCGCCGGTCGACACCCGGGCGCCCGAAACCGACCTGCCCTTCCCCTTCAACATCCGCTTCTCGATGGCGATGTGGAACGCGATGTTCCTGAAGGACGAACGCTTCGTGCCCGATGCGTCCAAATCCGCCGAATGGAACCGTGGCGCCTACCTGGCCGGCGCGCTGGCCCATTGCAGCACCTGCCACAGCCCGCGCAACCAGCTGATGGCCGAGAAGAACGGTCCGGGCGAGTTCCTGTCCGGCGGCAGCGTCGGTACCTGGTATGCGCCCAACATCACCTCGGACACCAACGCCGGCGTCGGCGCCTGGAGCGAAGCCGAGCTGGTGCAATACCTCAAGACCGGCAACGTGCACGGCAAGGCACAGGCCGCCGGCCCCATGGCCGAAGCCATCGAGCACAGCCTGCAGCACCTGCCCGAAGCCGACCTGAAGGCCATCGCCGTGTTCGTCAAGCAAACGCCGGCCGTGGCCAGCGCCGAGACAAAGAGCCGCTTCTCCTACGGCCAGGCATCGGCCACCGAGCTCGACCAGCGCGGCCTGACCGACGGCGTGGACATCGGCTGGCGCGTGTTCAGCGGCAGCTGCGCCCACTGCCACCAGGCCAACGGCACCGGCACCTTGGGCGGCCAGTACCCCTCGCTGTTCAACAACACCGCCACCGGCGCCGACCGGGCCGACAACCTCGTCTCCACCATCCTCTACGGCGTGGACCGCACCGTCGACGGTCACGCGCACTTCATGCCGGCCTTCGGCGACCAGGCCTCCTTCACCGACCGCCTGAGCGACGACGAGATCGCCGCCGTCGGCAACTACGTGCTCACCCAATACGGCAATGCCGCCGTGAAGGTGAGCGCCGAAGACGTGCGCGCGCTGCGCGCCGGCCCGCGCCCGCCACTGATCGCCCAGGCCCGTCCGTTCATGCTGCCGGCCGCCGTCGTGGTGCTGGTGCTGATCGTGATCGCCGTCGTGGCCCTCCGCCGCCGCGCCCGCTAG
- a CDS encoding response regulator transcription factor — MSIQTVFDSASHSARSAATCAAIDQHPPTVFVVDDDESMRSALCGLLRSVGIECRAFASAQAFLQQPDPTGAACLVLDLRLPELSGLDVQRILGDRGRGIPVIFITGHATIAMTVSAMKAGAVEFLTKPFAEADLLGAIQRALDADRASGLHREALAELRARYESLTPRERQVMALVVSGLLNKQAAARLGTSEITVKVHRRQVMSKMCAGSLPDLVRMAERIGSPALS; from the coding sequence ATGAGCATTCAGACCGTTTTCGATAGCGCTTCCCATTCCGCCCGATCCGCCGCAACGTGCGCGGCGATCGACCAACATCCGCCGACGGTCTTCGTGGTGGACGACGACGAGTCGATGCGCAGCGCCCTGTGCGGCCTGCTGCGCTCGGTGGGCATCGAGTGCCGGGCGTTTGCCTCGGCGCAGGCCTTTTTGCAGCAACCCGATCCGACGGGTGCGGCCTGCCTGGTGCTGGACCTGCGCCTGCCCGAACTCAGCGGCCTGGACGTGCAGCGCATCCTGGGCGATCGGGGTCGTGGCATTCCGGTGATCTTCATCACTGGTCACGCCACCATCGCTATGACGGTCAGCGCGATGAAAGCGGGCGCGGTGGAGTTCCTCACCAAGCCCTTCGCCGAGGCCGACCTGCTGGGCGCGATCCAGCGGGCGCTGGATGCCGACCGCGCCTCGGGCCTGCACCGCGAGGCCCTGGCCGAACTCAGGGCGCGGTACGAGTCGCTCACCCCGCGCGAGCGGCAGGTGATGGCGCTGGTGGTCTCGGGCCTGCTCAACAAGCAGGCGGCCGCGCGGCTCGGCACCAGCGAGATCACGGTGAAGGTGCATCGCCGCCAGGTCATGTCCAAGATGTGCGCCGGCTCGCTGCCCGACCTGGTGCGCATGGCCGAGCGCATAGGCAGCCCGGCGCTGTCCTGA